The sequence below is a genomic window from Draconibacterium halophilum.
TTAAAGCAGTTTACGATAAACGCAATGAGCTGGATTTCGATCAGGAGCAAATGCGGGTAGTTGAAAAATATTACGAAGACTTTGTTCGTGGCGGTGCCAATCTTTCGGATGAAGACCAGGCAAAAATGAAGGAGATAAATATCGAACTTTCGGATTTATACCTGCAGTTTGGCGAAAATCTGCTGGCTGAAACCAACAAGAACTTTAAACTGGTTATTGATAATGAAGAAGATCTTGCCGGTTTACCTGAAGATGTAATTGCACGTGCAGCCACTGCTGCCGAAAAAGCCGGAGAAGCCGGGAAATGGGTGTTTACAATGGCAAAACCAAGCTGGATTCCTTTTCTAACTTTCTCTGAAAAACGCGATTTGCGTGAAGAAATTTACCGCGCTTATTTTATGCGTGGCGACAATAACAACGAGAACGACAACAAAGAGATCATCAAAAAGATCGTTCCTTTACGCGATCAGAAAGCCAAATTATTGGGTTACGAGAATTTTGCTGCTTACAAAGCAGATGTAAACATGGCCAAAACACCTGAGGCTATCACCGACTTCCTGATGGAATTGTGGGAGCCTGCACTTTTGATGGCTAAGCAGGATGTGAAAGACATGCAGAAGATCATCGATCAGGAAGGTGGCGATTTTAAACTGCAATCGTGGGACTGGTGGTATTATTCAGAAAAACTGCGTAAAGCAAAATTTGATTTGGACGAGGCGGAAGTAAAACCATATTTCAGTTTGGAAAATGCCAAAAAAGGAATCTTTTATGTGGCCGACCAGCTTTACGGTTTGAAATTTATCGAGCGTGATGATCTTCCGGTTTACCACGAAGAAGCAGAAGCTTATGAAGTTCAGGAAGCCGATGGATCGCATCTTGGCGTGTTGTACATGGATTTCCATCCGCGCGATGGAAAAAGGGTAGGAGCATGGTCAACCAGTTTCCGTCCTGCATCCTATGTTGATGGAGAGCGTGTTTCACGTATTGGTTCAATAGTGATGAACTTTACTCGTCCTGCTGGCGACAGTCCGGCATTGTTGAGTTTTGATGAGGTTAGTACCTTCTTCCACGAGTTTGGCCATGCATTACATGGTTTATTTGCCGATGGTCCATACGACAGAACTGCTGGTAGCGTGCCACGCGACTTTGTTGAGCTGCCATCGCAAATTATGGAAAACTGGGCAGCCGAGCCTGAGGTAATGAAAGTATACGCCAAACATTATAAAACAGGCGAAACTATTCCTGATGAGTTGCTGGCGAAACTGATTAAGGCGGGAACCTTCAACCAGGGATTTATTACCGGTGAATATGTGGCTGCGTCGTTGCTGGATATGGATTACCATACTACCGAAAATCCAACGATTGCTGATGTAAATGCTTTTGAAAAAGAATCGATGGATGCTATTGGTCTGATACCAGAGTTTATTCCTCGTTACCGCAGTACTTATTTCTCACACATTTTCTCGGGCGACGGATATTCTGCAGGTTACTATGTATACATCTGGGCAGCAGTTTTAGATTCTGATGCTTTTGATGCATTCAAACAAACCGGCGATATTTTCAATCCTGAGTACGCGGCGAAATTCCGTACTTTACTTGAAAAATGTGGATCGGACGATGGGATGACCATTTACCGTAATTTCCGCGGACAAGAACCATCGAAAGAGCCATTGTTACGTAAACGTGGTTTATTGTAAGCAGTTATTCTAAACGAATATGATATAGAGAAAGGTCGCCAGTGGCGGCCTTTTTTGTTTTGAAAAGTCATTCCTTTCTCTGTCTTCGCATTTTAAAATTTTTCCCTTTTAAGGGAAAATGTCGATAGACAAAAGGGTATTGTAACCCTGTATTTACTTTACCCCTCACCCTACCGGGAGCTCCCCTCAAAAGGGGAGCCTGACAGCGTAGCTTCTGTGTTCCATATATTCTCAGATGGGGTGTTGATTATTCATCGAAATCATTTCTTTCAAAAAAATAGGCAAGAGATGTAATGCTTTTGTAACGCCTGCGTCTTAACTTTGAAAACAAGCAAAAACGAAAACAAAAAAGGAGCACATGGTTGCCAAAGATTTTAAAACAAGTGTACTACCGGTTAGTAAAAAGTTGCTTCGCTTTGCAACGCACTTTTTACACGACGAAGAGCAAGCGCGAGATGTGGTACAGGATGTGTTCTTGAAATTGTGGCAGCGAAAGGAAACGCTTGAAGAAATAGAAAACATTGAGGCTTTTGCCATGCGAATGACACGGAACCGTTGCCTCGATGTGATAAGAGCAAACAAAACAGTTCCGATTGATGAAGATATCGACCGAAGATTAAAGGCGAAAACGATAGACGTTCATTCAAAAGTTGAGTTAGGCGAATCGGCAATGCAAATAAAAAAGCTGATAGGGCAACTGCCCGAGTTACAGCAAAATGTAATGCACATGCGAGATATTGAACAACTCTCGTACGACGAAATTGCCGAAGCCACCGGACTTCAACGAAATGCGATAAGGGTAAACCTTTCGAGAGCACGAAAAAAAGTGCGCGATGAATATTTAAAGATCAACAGAAATGATGAAAACACAAGAAATACTACGATTACTGCAACGCTACTTTGATGGCGAAACTACCGAGGCTGAAGAGCAACAATTGTATGCTTATTTTCAGTCGGGAGAGGTAGCTGAAGAGTTGGCAGAGTACACCGAATTTTTTGGAGGAATAGCAGAGTTGTCGAATGTGGAAGACGATGCGACCATTGAAGACGATGTAATGGACTACATACTTGAAAGTGAGCACCGTGATAAAACAAAATACCTCACCATGTGGAAAACGGTAACCGGAATTGCCGCATCAATAATCATCGTTCTTGGTGGTTTCCTGTTCTACCAGGAGCAGCAAAAACCTTATGACGATACATTCGACAATCCAGAAGAAGCTTATGCTTATGCAGCCAAAACACTTCAGTTTGTCGGGAGTAAGTATAACGAGGGATTGGCGCACTTATCAGATTTCGAAAAACTAAGAAAAGGAAATGAGCCAATAAAAAAAGCAACGGAACCAGTTGTGGAGTTTTATGAAGGAATTAGAAAGATAGAAACAACAGAAGCAAGTAGCCCGCTACAGGATTTAGATAGCTTGTAATTAGCGGAAAGCTTCGATTTGAAATAGTGAAGAAAGCATTCAGTAACGATGCAGTTGGCGCGCATTCTGCACGTTCTGGATGGAAACAGAAAAGTATAAACAATTAAAAAAACGAATATCATGAAGAAGTTATTATTGATTTTAGCAGTTGTATTGCCCATGGCAGTGCTTGCACAGAAAAGTCCGGTTGACAAGCTCTTTGAAAAATATGCCAACCAAAAAGGAATGACTACAGTAAACATCTCAGGGAAACTGTTAGGGTTTGCTGCTCAGCTTGAAACGGGAGATAAAGAAACCCAGGATTTATTATCAGGTTTAAACGGCGTCCGCATTTTGGCGGTTGAAGATGATGAGTTGAATAAAAAGCTTGATTTTTACAAAGAACTGGAAGCTGATGGTTTTTTCAAAAACAACGATTTTGAAGTGTTGATGGAAGTAACTGAAGACGATGAAATAGTTCGTTTTCTTGCCCGCGATGCCGGAAACGGAAAAATATCAGATTTAATTCTTGTGGTTGGAGGAAACGACAATGCCCTTATCAGCATCAGCGGAATTATCGATCCTGAGAATATTGGTAAAATTACCAAGGCCGTTAATGTTGATGTAGGTGATTTTGAATAGTTGAGTATACCATTTTAATCTATCCATATCTATTAGAAATCCGGGTTTTACCCGGATTTTTTTGTGCTTTATGAGATAGTCACACTGAGCGAAGTCGAATTGTGATTTCAATTCGAAATTATTTTCAGGAATTAGAAGGTTACAAAATTAGCCTCATTCTGAATAAAATGAATTGGCACGTCTTTTACAAAACCTTTCAGCCATTCCGCACAATACTCCA
It includes:
- a CDS encoding DUF4252 domain-containing protein — its product is MKKLLLILAVVLPMAVLAQKSPVDKLFEKYANQKGMTTVNISGKLLGFAAQLETGDKETQDLLSGLNGVRILAVEDDELNKKLDFYKELEADGFFKNNDFEVLMEVTEDDEIVRFLARDAGNGKISDLILVVGGNDNALISISGIIDPENIGKITKAVNVDVGDFE
- a CDS encoding M3 family metallopeptidase, which translates into the protein MKRLLFFVFILGVGVISCQTQKKESTSNMENPFFKEWNTPFGVPPFDEIKVEHYVPAVKEGIKQQEAEIEAIVNNSEAPTFENTILAFDKSGALLNKVNGVFGPLSSADTNDEMQAVARELSPLRTAHRNNIAMNAGLFERIKAVYDKRNELDFDQEQMRVVEKYYEDFVRGGANLSDEDQAKMKEINIELSDLYLQFGENLLAETNKNFKLVIDNEEDLAGLPEDVIARAATAAEKAGEAGKWVFTMAKPSWIPFLTFSEKRDLREEIYRAYFMRGDNNNENDNKEIIKKIVPLRDQKAKLLGYENFAAYKADVNMAKTPEAITDFLMELWEPALLMAKQDVKDMQKIIDQEGGDFKLQSWDWWYYSEKLRKAKFDLDEAEVKPYFSLENAKKGIFYVADQLYGLKFIERDDLPVYHEEAEAYEVQEADGSHLGVLYMDFHPRDGKRVGAWSTSFRPASYVDGERVSRIGSIVMNFTRPAGDSPALLSFDEVSTFFHEFGHALHGLFADGPYDRTAGSVPRDFVELPSQIMENWAAEPEVMKVYAKHYKTGETIPDELLAKLIKAGTFNQGFITGEYVAASLLDMDYHTTENPTIADVNAFEKESMDAIGLIPEFIPRYRSTYFSHIFSGDGYSAGYYVYIWAAVLDSDAFDAFKQTGDIFNPEYAAKFRTLLEKCGSDDGMTIYRNFRGQEPSKEPLLRKRGLL
- a CDS encoding RNA polymerase sigma factor, which encodes MVAKDFKTSVLPVSKKLLRFATHFLHDEEQARDVVQDVFLKLWQRKETLEEIENIEAFAMRMTRNRCLDVIRANKTVPIDEDIDRRLKAKTIDVHSKVELGESAMQIKKLIGQLPELQQNVMHMRDIEQLSYDEIAEATGLQRNAIRVNLSRARKKVRDEYLKINRNDENTRNTTITATLL
- a CDS encoding anti-sigma factor, with translation MMKTQEILRLLQRYFDGETTEAEEQQLYAYFQSGEVAEELAEYTEFFGGIAELSNVEDDATIEDDVMDYILESEHRDKTKYLTMWKTVTGIAASIIIVLGGFLFYQEQQKPYDDTFDNPEEAYAYAAKTLQFVGSKYNEGLAHLSDFEKLRKGNEPIKKATEPVVEFYEGIRKIETTEASSPLQDLDSL